A window of Pyrus communis chromosome 3, drPyrComm1.1, whole genome shotgun sequence genomic DNA:
atatgtctcattaactcatccattaccaatgcaaaaaggtaaggacttaaagTTGAGCCTTGGTGTAACCCTAATAGTTATGGGAATCTTTTAGTTTATCCTTCATGTGTTCTTACAGTAGTCATTGCTCCATCTTCAATATCCTTTATTACTTGGATATATGTCTACATCCttaatcaaaatattaaaaaaaaatcggGACCAATAAAATTCTACAaatgagaaacaaaaacaaaacagaccTCACAATTCTAGCTAGAGACTAAATATCATGAAGAATGTTCTCAATTGATGCATTAGCTGCAATTTTCCGAACCATTTGGATGACAGTCTTCACATGAGATCCAATCTCGACACAATCAAAACCTTCACACAAAGCCTCATCGCTGCACGAATTGCATTAGCTTCCGCCATGGCTGCTGACTGGTCATCCCTTCATATGCAGTAGCCCAACAAAATCTCGCACCACCCACCCAATTCCACCTTTTTGCGTCTTCGCACTCCACCCACCATCGCAATTAACCTTCAACATTCCATGCACAGATCGCTGCCATCGTACTCGCCTTCCCGCAAACTCCAAACCAATCGGACGCTACTGCTTAGTCTCCTTAGAAAGCAACTGTTATTCGGCCTCTCGAAATTCACCAACATGTCTGCTTTATAACTCCACAGTTTCTTTAGGATTCACCAAATCCCCCGGGAACACTGCGTCATCCCGGCACTTCCAAGTCCTCTATAAACCAAAAAACAGTTATTATAAAATTTCATCCTACACTTCTCCACATGAAACCGGTGGCACATAGTTTCAACATGAAAGAAGATCCACTTCATCTATGTCTAGTGAATTGAGTTGGAGAGAGCTACAATACCATATCACATGACTCAACTCACACCGGTGAGAATGTGAGGGCAAAGTCTCATATCGGTGAGGGACTAAACCATGtaagggcttataagaggttggccTACTCTCCTTATTGTTAATcggttttatagtggaacccaactttcttcatggaaTCAGAGTCAGGTCGACCCATGTGAAGCCTAACAGCTACACATGCTCCACGTCATCTTGCTTGTGTTGTCCATGTGTTAGTCTTGAAAATTCACCACGTGTGAGGTACACATGAGAATGTGAGGACAAAGTCCCACATTAGTGAAGGTCCAATTATGTTGTCCATGTGTTAGTCTTGAAAATTCATCACGCGTGAGGTACACATGAGAATGTGAGGACAAAGTCCCACATTAGTGAAGGTCCAAACCATGCAAGGGCTTATAAGAAGTTGAACTACTCCTCATATTACCATATGGTTTTATAGTAgaaccccaactttcttcaaaAAATAGATATGAGCTTCAATCTCGTCATTCATCCCACAAGTAACATAGACATTTTCAACCGCCTTCGTTAAAGATTATGAGCTAGTTTGGGATTTTggtgcttctaaaaaaaaaagaagcttatAAAAAATCTAGAATACTAAATGtgtttggtgaaaaaaaaaaggttaaaaaataaattaattaattaaaaaaaaaaaaaaaaaaactattgttAATGACCATAGAAAAGCAAAAGTAAGATTTACCATACTtctaaaaaagttttttttttaaagcatacTGAATGGTgccaatttaataaaattttcaaatgataagTAATATATCCACACAAATTTTACAAGATTACAATATTTGCCATGCATTATTCTTTTTGGCTATTATTAtatttcattaaatattatatcatttttagtcatttaacataattataacaattttatataaaaatttacaaacactcacaatttttttttgggaactttaatgaaaaacttctggtactattcactttaacaaaaaaccacattattacactaaaaagtcattcctgatactattcactttatcctttattttatccttatcgttaaaattcaaagttttcaaaccttttcattagttttgttttgtttttttttttttggttaaaagcacttttataagaaaatgtttaccaaacactcaacaactttatttgacagctatttattttcacaacatatcaaaacaatttgtttttaaaagcacatcaatGAATTATTCGCGTGTTATATGTGGGTCGGACAACATTGGTCATATTTATGAACTCAATATGTAACATTAATAAATCAATACACATGTTTTCTTTTATGAAACCCAGCGATATTCTAATAAACCTAATCTAAATGATGTTGAGGAGGATTCGAACTTTGGTCGTAGAGAgacaacacatttttttactcAATTTAGCTAAATCTGAATTTCCGTGCACCTGTTAACATTAATTACTTAATAATGTTACGTGACAGTATTTGACAATTGTTATTGAAACCGcaacaaaatttggtttcaaAATCTTCAACCAAACGTCCTTTTATCCCCTTGCCAAAAAATAATTGCAACTTGATTAATTGTGGAATATGGCACTGAAATTTATTTAATGCTAACAATATTCCTTTCCATCTTCACAACTTGGCGATGCATGTGGAATATGGCAGATGACTTCCTATAAAAGCCAACTTGCAACGATTTCTTTTACTCTTGTGTTTCAAAGGTTGATATGGAGACATTAGACCAGAATCTTGTTTCAAGCTGGTTTGATGTTCAATCTGTTCCCCAAACCTTTGTCCACCCACCTGAAAAGCGGCCCGGTAACAGTATTGACGTTCCTCCGTGCAAGAATATTCCTGTAGTTGATCTTGGCAGCCGTGATCGCCGTCGCACAATTCAACAAATTTCCAAAGCTAGCCAAGACTTCGGATTTTTCCAGGTTTGTAAAAAGTCATGCATCTTCATCAACATACACTTCTTCCATCTTGTTTTTTGCATTAAAGTTTAAGTTCAATTATGTTTATGCTAAACGAAAGTAGTCTGCCATTGAATAGATGTCAGttcttgattaaaaaaaattatttatatgtTGTTGATAATGTCTTGATATTATTATCATCAAGTTGTTTATTGAAGCATGTCCGTTCCtattcattattatttttatttcataagGAATTACAAACGTTTTTGCTCGGAAAATTTATGATACGAGCAGTATTGTTATTTTCTCAGGTCATCAATCATGGGGTTTGCAAGAAGTTGATTGATGACATAATGAGTATTTCCAAGGAGTTTCATAAAATGCCCCGAAAGGATAAGATAATTGAAGGCTCAAAGGACCCTAGTGGAAGATGCAAGTTCTACACAAGCAGTGAAAACTATGCGAATGAAGAGGTTCACTACTGGCGAGATGCATTGACTCACCCTGCTCATTCTTCTGAAAACTACATGCAGTTTTTGCCTCAAAAACCTACTCAATACCGGTACAGAGTGCTCGTATCCTTTTCGAAATGAATGATATCCGTATTCCCTTTTCTCCTGCTACTCTTCTTTGGTTTCCTAGtatttagattgaataaattaaagaagaatcAAAGGACATAAAGGTGACGAGTGTTttaggaaaaaacaaaaatgtgaaaATGACTACTCATTGCTTAATTCCATGCGAACGGAGAtcgatgatgattttgaatttttcatgTCTTTGCAGAGAAGTTTTCAAGGCATACGTGGATGAGGTAAGAAATATGGGTTCTATGATTTTGGCGATTCTTGCTGAAGGGTTGGGACTGAGCAAAGAGTTCTTCAACGGTGGACTTAATGAAAATCCAACGCTGCTGTCCAACCATTATCCGCCATGCCCAGATCCTACCTTAACCTTGGGATTAAAGAAACACCGCGATCCGAGCCTCATAACCATTTTACTTCAAGATTCAGAAggacttcaagtcttcaaaGATGGGAATTGGATTGGTGTTGAGCCTATTTCTAGTGGCTTTGTTGTTAACATAGGCTACGTCATGCAGGTACGTTACATGTAAAAATCCCTTTATTTATGTTCTATTAAATCTTCATATACAAAAATGAGATCTCCTAAACATTAATTTGATGGCCACTAATGCAGATGATCAGCAACTCGAAGTTTAAAGGCGCTGACCATCGAGTGGTGACAAATTCAAGAGCTGCAAGGACAACGATTGCGTACTTCATTTATCCGTCTAATGAGACCGTTATAGAACCTGCAAATGTTTTGTGCAATCCACCACTGTACAGATCCATGAAGTTTACGGAGTTCCTTCAACACTTCAAATCGAAAGCTGCCAACGACGAAGAAATGTCGAAGTTTTTAAGCCTCTCGAGTAGCTAATCATGTGATCcaattaattatgattaattaaGAGAAAACACCATACGTTTGT
This region includes:
- the LOC137727716 gene encoding hyoscyamine 6-dioxygenase-like, which encodes METLDQNLVSSWFDVQSVPQTFVHPPEKRPGNSIDVPPCKNIPVVDLGSRDRRRTIQQISKASQDFGFFQVINHGVCKKLIDDIMSISKEFHKMPRKDKIIEGSKDPSGRCKFYTSSENYANEEVHYWRDALTHPAHSSENYMQFLPQKPTQYREVFKAYVDEVRNMGSMILAILAEGLGLSKEFFNGGLNENPTLLSNHYPPCPDPTLTLGLKKHRDPSLITILLQDSEGLQVFKDGNWIGVEPISSGFVVNIGYVMQMISNSKFKGADHRVVTNSRAARTTIAYFIYPSNETVIEPANVLCNPPLYRSMKFTEFLQHFKSKAANDEEMSKFLSLSSS